One window of Oscillibacter hominis genomic DNA carries:
- a CDS encoding amidoligase family protein — protein MIGLKDQCFGVEVEMTGITREQAATALAAYFATDARYVGGAYDKWCVTDRDGKEWTVMSDSSIHGEQKIGSGYRATGDYRYRVEMVTPKLTYAELPKLQECVRQVRHAGAKANSSCGIHVHVDAANHNRQSLKNLIGIMYSKEDILFKALQVNESRASRWCQKVREPMLKQARRLSSDETRDLTQLENIWYEGDNGSADHYNWTRYYALNLHSVFYRGTVEWRCFNSTLHAGKVAAYVNLCLAISAQAIAQRSTVMRKTHSDNELFTFRVWLVRLGLNGEEFKHTRDHLLANLDGDRAWRFDKDSYTVNQKKKKSREMER, from the coding sequence ATGATCGGGCTGAAGGACCAGTGCTTCGGCGTGGAAGTTGAAATGACCGGCATCACCCGTGAGCAGGCGGCAACAGCGCTGGCCGCGTATTTTGCAACGGACGCCCGCTATGTGGGCGGCGCTTACGATAAATGGTGTGTGACGGATCGGGACGGCAAAGAGTGGACAGTCATGAGTGACTCCAGCATCCACGGGGAGCAGAAGATCGGCAGCGGCTATCGTGCAACGGGTGACTACAGATACCGCGTGGAGATGGTAACGCCAAAGCTTACCTATGCGGAACTGCCCAAGCTGCAGGAATGTGTCCGGCAGGTACGCCACGCAGGAGCCAAGGCCAACAGCTCCTGCGGCATCCATGTCCATGTGGACGCAGCCAATCATAACCGGCAGAGTCTGAAAAACCTCATCGGCATCATGTACTCCAAGGAGGATATCCTGTTCAAAGCGCTGCAGGTCAATGAAAGCCGGGCGTCCCGCTGGTGCCAGAAGGTGCGGGAACCCATGCTGAAGCAGGCACGCAGGCTCTCGTCGGATGAGACAAGGGATCTGACGCAGCTGGAGAATATCTGGTATGAGGGAGATAACGGCAGCGCAGACCATTATAACTGGACCCGCTATTACGCGCTGAATCTGCATTCGGTCTTTTACCGAGGGACGGTGGAATGGCGCTGCTTCAATTCCACGCTCCACGCGGGAAAAGTTGCCGCCTATGTGAATCTGTGCCTTGCCATCTCCGCCCAGGCTATCGCCCAGCGCAGCACGGTCATGCGCAAGACCCACAGCGACAATGAACTGTTCACCTTCCGGGTCTGGTTGGTGCGGCTGGGACTCAACGGCGAGGAATTCAAGCATACCCGTGACCACCTGTTGGCAAATCTGGACGGTGATCGGGCGTGGCGTTTCGATAAGGACAGCTATACAGTCAATCAAAAGAAGAAAAAATCCAGAGAAATGGAGAGGTGA
- a CDS encoding gamma-glutamylcyclotransferase family protein, with protein sequence MEENLYFAYGSNLDLEQMAQRCPDAEIVGPVRLENYELRFRGSGFATVAPKKGSTVHGLVWKITPNCEQSLDRYEGYPRHYTKETVTVKDAAGAELPVMVYIMAEPYCRQPALPSPYYYRVIQRGFEANGLPVESLQAAWSRTIDEVWSGRIDKPKRAPERNRGPER encoded by the coding sequence GTGGAGGAAAACCTGTATTTTGCCTACGGCAGCAACCTTGATCTGGAGCAGATGGCACAGCGCTGTCCGGACGCCGAGATCGTGGGACCGGTCAGGCTTGAAAACTACGAACTGCGCTTCCGCGGCAGCGGCTTCGCTACCGTTGCACCGAAAAAAGGCAGTACTGTCCACGGACTGGTGTGGAAGATCACGCCAAACTGTGAACAGTCTCTGGATCGGTATGAGGGGTATCCCCGCCATTACACGAAAGAAACCGTGACTGTTAAAGACGCGGCTGGCGCTGAGCTCCCAGTCATGGTCTATATCATGGCGGAGCCGTATTGCCGCCAGCCTGCACTGCCGTCCCCGTATTATTACCGCGTGATCCAGCGAGGCTTTGAAGCCAACGGCCTGCCGGTGGAGTCATTACAGGCTGCGTGGAGCAGGACCATTGACGAGGTATGGAGCGGCAGGATCGACAAGCCAAAGCGAGCGCCTGAGCGAAACAGAGGGCCGGAGCGGTAA
- a CDS encoding DUF3846 domain-containing protein translates to MKVLVVRPMEMPEVQEIDHTLSAMQELVGGTIQAVYPFDDPVALVCNDEGKLLGLPWNRTLTDDHGVPYDIVCGTFFVAGLKEDDFASLTEQQIEKYQDKYSHEMILSVPKQPEAHKKPMKKEKHEHER, encoded by the coding sequence ATGAAAGTCCTTGTGGTGCGCCCCATGGAAATGCCTGAAGTGCAGGAGATCGACCACACTCTTTCTGCCATGCAGGAACTGGTAGGCGGCACCATTCAGGCAGTTTACCCCTTCGATGACCCGGTGGCGCTCGTCTGTAATGACGAGGGCAAGCTGCTGGGCCTGCCGTGGAACCGCACCCTGACCGATGATCACGGTGTGCCGTATGACATTGTCTGCGGCACATTTTTTGTTGCCGGTCTTAAAGAGGATGATTTTGCCTCGCTGACGGAGCAGCAGATCGAAAAGTATCAGGACAAATACAGCCATGAAATGATCCTTTCTGTTCCGAAACAGCCGGAGGCACATAAGAAACCGATGAAAAAGGAGAAACATGAACATGAAAGATAA
- the metK gene encoding methionine adenosyltransferase yields MKDNCILTAESVTEGHPDKLCDTIADAVVDACLTQDTAARVACEVMATAGKIIAAGEITAAKIPDIPAIICRTVREAGYGGSDYEVEVITHEQSPDIAEAVCGGTETGAGDQGILYGFACDETKELLPLPVVLAHRLARLLTDTRRQGIIPGLRPDGKAQVSVEYRSGVPYRVAAVVVSCQHEEELPLPELRRDILRHVIRPAMQELPLDEHTEVLVNPSGRFVQGGFEADTGLTGRKLMVDTYGGLVPHGGGALSGKDGTKVDRSGAYMARYIAKNIVAAGLAKRCTISLAYAIGKAQPVAVTVDTEHTGIYSDDVLEQAVRTVFNLTPDGMIGTLGLDQPMFQKFCNYGHFTHADAPWERTDMTEVLECACRAKDMGVSHR; encoded by the coding sequence ATGAAAGATAACTGCATTCTGACCGCTGAGTCAGTCACCGAGGGACATCCCGACAAGCTCTGCGACACCATCGCGGACGCGGTGGTGGATGCCTGTCTTACGCAGGACACCGCTGCCCGCGTTGCCTGTGAGGTCATGGCCACAGCCGGAAAGATCATCGCCGCAGGTGAGATCACGGCAGCGAAGATTCCGGATATCCCTGCCATTATTTGCAGAACGGTGCGGGAAGCCGGATACGGCGGCAGCGACTATGAAGTGGAGGTCATCACCCATGAGCAGAGTCCCGACATTGCGGAAGCTGTGTGCGGCGGCACGGAGACCGGCGCAGGAGATCAGGGAATCCTGTACGGCTTTGCCTGCGATGAAACAAAGGAGCTGCTGCCCCTACCTGTGGTGCTGGCCCATCGACTGGCCCGCCTGTTGACCGATACCCGCAGGCAGGGCATCATCCCCGGCCTGCGTCCGGACGGCAAGGCACAGGTGTCTGTGGAATACCGCTCTGGAGTCCCGTACCGCGTTGCCGCAGTGGTGGTATCCTGCCAGCATGAGGAGGAACTGCCCCTGCCGGAACTGCGCCGGGACATCCTGCGCCATGTGATCCGACCCGCCATGCAGGAACTTCCGCTGGACGAGCATACCGAAGTGCTGGTCAATCCCTCCGGTCGATTTGTCCAGGGCGGTTTTGAAGCGGACACCGGACTCACCGGGCGCAAGCTGATGGTGGACACCTACGGCGGCCTCGTCCCTCATGGCGGCGGCGCGCTGTCCGGCAAGGATGGAACGAAGGTGGACCGCAGCGGCGCGTACATGGCCCGTTACATTGCCAAGAATATCGTAGCGGCAGGACTGGCAAAGCGCTGCACCATCAGCCTTGCCTATGCCATCGGCAAGGCACAGCCTGTGGCGGTGACGGTGGATACGGAGCATACCGGCATCTATTCCGATGACGTGCTGGAGCAGGCAGTCCGCACGGTATTCAACCTGACGCCGGACGGCATGATCGGAACGCTGGGACTGGATCAGCCTATGTTCCAAAAGTTCTGCAATTACGGTCACTTCACCCATGCGGACGCGCCCTGGGAGCGCACGGATATGACAGAGGTGCTGGAATGTGCCTGTCGTGCCAAGGACATGGGCGTATCGCACCGATAA
- a CDS encoding HU family DNA-binding protein yields MNKTELITAMAEASGLTKKDCDTALNAFVDTLQTALKSGDKVQLLGFGTFEVKERVARTGKNPATGATIEIPASKAPAFKPGKAFKDSVQ; encoded by the coding sequence ATGAATAAAACAGAACTGATCACCGCCATGGCGGAAGCCAGCGGCCTTACCAAGAAGGACTGCGACACCGCTCTGAATGCGTTTGTCGACACGCTGCAGACTGCGTTGAAGTCCGGTGACAAGGTACAGCTGCTGGGCTTTGGCACCTTCGAGGTGAAGGAGCGCGTCGCCCGCACCGGCAAGAATCCCGCCACCGGAGCCACCATTGAAATCCCCGCTTCCAAGGCGCCGGCTTTCAAACCCGGCAAGGCGTTCAAGGATTCCGTGCAGTGA
- a CDS encoding adenine nucleotide alpha hydrolase family protein, which yields MISKEKKNTLHIASCSFGKDSLATILLALEHGEPLDEAVYCEVMFDKRTSGEVPEHRAFIYETALPRLERLGIPVRVLRSDKTYLDLFAGTVTRGPKKGLRRGFPLCGHCYVQRDCKLRPIRRYNRTLTPDTVQYVGIASDEPVRLRRLQGDQVSLLEKYHYTEEDAKQLCQTAGLLSPVYAFTDRGGCWFCPNAKRKELRHLYDHHPELWARMLELQAMPGKVSEKFNRTERFSDIDAAFRKEDALCQKAA from the coding sequence ATGATTTCAAAAGAAAAGAAGAACACCCTGCATATTGCGTCCTGCTCCTTCGGCAAAGACAGCCTTGCCACGATCCTGCTGGCGCTGGAGCACGGGGAACCGCTGGATGAAGCGGTCTACTGTGAGGTGATGTTCGATAAAAGGACCTCCGGCGAGGTGCCGGAGCATCGGGCATTCATCTATGAGACTGCGCTCCCCAGACTGGAACGGTTGGGCATCCCGGTCCGTGTGCTGCGTTCGGATAAGACCTATCTGGATTTGTTTGCAGGAACAGTTACCCGCGGTCCGAAAAAAGGACTTCGGCGCGGATTCCCTCTGTGCGGGCATTGCTACGTTCAGCGGGACTGTAAGCTCCGTCCCATCCGCCGGTATAATAGGACTCTGACGCCGGATACTGTGCAGTATGTGGGCATCGCCAGCGATGAGCCGGTGCGCTTGCGCCGCTTGCAGGGAGATCAGGTGTCCCTGCTGGAAAAATATCACTACACCGAAGAGGATGCAAAGCAGCTCTGCCAAACGGCAGGGCTGCTTTCACCTGTCTATGCGTTCACAGACCGTGGCGGCTGCTGGTTCTGCCCGAATGCCAAGCGGAAGGAACTGCGGCACCTTTATGACCACCATCCGGAGCTGTGGGCAAGAATGCTGGAGCTGCAGGCCATGCCGGGAAAGGTGTCCGAGAAATTCAACCGCACGGAGCGCTTTTCCGACATCGATGCGGCATTCCGAAAAGAAGATGCCCTGTGCCAAAAAGCGGCATAA
- a CDS encoding DUF7768 domain-containing protein — translation MTVYEQELRKLFEHSDLVDRPQFSGRVCVGDLGKDLRVRVEFLSTHISSQYDAIRLTVLNRTEGVVDRTLLRFQDVWGKKQVPNNPNFRSGVIPHLWDDYGKVEWYAYHPTAADYAALRDAVGQYLSAFRERTPELERSGPKLVYICAPLRGDVTNNVEFARQKAQEVFAEGNIPICPHLLFPPVADPDDPAQDEKARAMGLRLLESCQQMNVYGPVWTDGMWQEIYKAGELGIPVLTDQKTIGRTPPARHPKRKER, via the coding sequence ATGACCGTGTATGAGCAGGAGCTGCGAAAGCTGTTTGAACACAGCGATCTCGTGGATCGGCCTCAATTCTCCGGGCGTGTGTGCGTGGGAGATCTCGGAAAGGACCTGCGTGTACGGGTGGAGTTTCTCTCTACCCATATCTCCAGCCAATATGACGCCATCCGCCTCACGGTGCTCAACCGCACGGAGGGCGTGGTGGACCGGACGCTGCTGCGCTTTCAGGATGTCTGGGGTAAAAAGCAGGTGCCGAACAATCCCAACTTCCGCAGCGGCGTCATTCCCCACCTGTGGGATGACTACGGAAAAGTGGAATGGTACGCCTATCATCCCACTGCCGCGGACTATGCCGCTCTGCGGGATGCCGTCGGTCAGTATCTGTCCGCATTCCGGGAGCGCACGCCGGAGCTGGAACGGAGCGGCCCCAAGCTGGTCTATATCTGTGCTCCGCTGCGGGGCGATGTGACAAACAATGTGGAGTTTGCGCGGCAGAAAGCGCAGGAGGTGTTTGCGGAGGGAAATATCCCTATCTGTCCGCACCTGCTGTTCCCGCCTGTCGCAGATCCCGACGATCCCGCCCAGGATGAAAAAGCCAGGGCGATGGGACTGCGCCTGCTGGAATCCTGTCAGCAGATGAATGTGTACGGTCCGGTCTGGACGGATGGGATGTGGCAGGAGATATACAAAGCCGGCGAGCTGGGCATCCCCGTGTTGACGGATCAGAAGACCATTGGCCGGACGCCGCCTGCACGGCATCCCAAAAGAAAGGAGAGATAA
- a CDS encoding DNA-methyltransferase: MSDNQKWSILQGDALKVLGTFAPNTFDAVITDPPYASGGRTQTEKNKSTARKYSSMGENAPPPFDGDAKDQRSWTRWAAEWLYEARKVCKSGAPVCMFIDWRQLPAATDALQWAGWIWRGTAVWDKGNSRPQKGRFRQQAEYIVWGSNGDMPISRPVPCLPGVFKYGNPQSRIHLTEKPLQLMRDIVKITEPGGHILDPFAGSGTTVLAAVQEGYTATGIEVTDTYAELARERIRKELACAA, encoded by the coding sequence ATGAGCGATAATCAGAAATGGAGCATCCTCCAGGGTGATGCCCTGAAGGTGCTGGGGACCTTTGCCCCCAACACCTTTGACGCTGTCATCACCGATCCGCCCTATGCGTCCGGTGGGCGCACCCAGACGGAGAAAAACAAATCCACAGCCAGAAAGTATTCCAGCATGGGCGAGAACGCACCGCCCCCTTTCGATGGGGACGCCAAGGACCAGCGCTCCTGGACCCGCTGGGCGGCGGAGTGGTTGTATGAAGCGCGAAAGGTATGCAAGAGCGGTGCGCCGGTATGTATGTTCATCGACTGGCGGCAGCTTCCCGCGGCGACAGACGCTCTCCAGTGGGCCGGTTGGATCTGGCGCGGCACCGCAGTTTGGGATAAGGGCAACAGCCGCCCGCAGAAGGGGCGCTTCCGTCAGCAGGCGGAGTATATCGTCTGGGGCTCCAACGGCGATATGCCCATCAGCCGTCCGGTCCCGTGTCTGCCGGGGGTGTTCAAATACGGCAATCCCCAGAGCCGCATCCATCTGACGGAGAAGCCGCTGCAGCTGATGCGGGACATTGTGAAGATTACGGAACCGGGCGGGCATATTCTGGACCCCTTTGCCGGCAGCGGTACCACGGTGCTGGCGGCTGTGCAGGAGGGCTATACCGCCACCGGCATCGAAGTCACAGACACCTATGCGGAGCTGGCACGGGAACGTATTCGGAAGGAACTGGCGTGCGCCGCCTGA
- a CDS encoding plasmid mobilization protein has product MPGKTHMISVRLTDAERRKLSQICAVSGLPVSAAIREMIGGVTIRQRPPQELHDLYVEINHIGNNINQIARKANAGFATKEDVRELKFLMRTIETKMTELVKQ; this is encoded by the coding sequence ATGCCCGGAAAAACACACATGATCTCCGTCCGGCTGACGGACGCGGAGCGCAGGAAGCTGTCGCAGATCTGCGCCGTTTCCGGCCTGCCGGTCAGCGCGGCGATCCGGGAGATGATCGGCGGCGTTACCATCCGTCAGCGGCCGCCGCAGGAGCTTCACGACCTGTATGTGGAGATCAACCACATCGGCAATAACATCAATCAGATCGCCCGCAAAGCCAACGCCGGCTTTGCAACAAAAGAGGATGTCAGGGAACTGAAATTCCTGATGCGGACGATAGAGACAAAAATGACAGAATTGGTGAAACAGTAA
- a CDS encoding relaxase/mobilization nuclease domain-containing protein — MAVTKILARRGGLAQAIAYVVNGDKTEEQVLTATQGCSIGSACAEMQDAKIRWNKTDGVQLYHIIQSFRPGEITPGLALEIAQEFVREHLPGYQAVIGIHTDREHIHAHIIFNSVNQFTGEKYHSNARSYYQQIRAISDRLCREHGLSVIVQGEPARSVSYIEWLRQSKGQPTFRSMLEADLRDAIRDANDLGHFFLLMEHKGYEIHHGGRLGFRLRGQDRFQYPGRRDPLFTEDGIRAAIQGNLEQIEAGLRPVLPARLAYQPYRKHPKYSGFLALYVHYLYLLGKIEKRQYPPRMTPHLRQAVMHFERYQAQFAFLRENDIRTPADMAAFEQRTEETLGRLTKQRTLLNVRKKKRQPLYAALADAEALEPSRALYEEGLTGMEQEFEQYMKAVKLLEDSGIPQEVLKKEKTEVYEQLSEVNRKIRAEREKWKLCREICQQTPAMEQDIQKTEEHQKEVREHEHRRR; from the coding sequence ATGGCAGTCACAAAAATCCTTGCCCGCAGAGGCGGTTTGGCTCAGGCCATTGCCTATGTGGTCAACGGTGACAAGACGGAGGAACAGGTGTTGACTGCCACGCAGGGGTGCTCAATCGGAAGCGCCTGCGCCGAGATGCAGGATGCCAAGATCCGCTGGAATAAAACAGACGGAGTGCAGCTCTATCATATCATCCAGTCCTTCCGTCCAGGCGAGATCACGCCGGGATTGGCGCTGGAGATCGCGCAGGAATTCGTGCGGGAGCATCTGCCGGGATATCAAGCGGTGATCGGCATCCATACAGACCGGGAACACATCCACGCCCATATCATATTCAATTCCGTCAATCAATTTACCGGCGAAAAATACCACAGCAACGCCCGAAGCTACTACCAGCAGATCCGTGCCATTTCAGACCGGCTCTGCCGGGAGCATGGATTATCCGTCATCGTGCAGGGCGAGCCTGCCAGGTCGGTCAGCTACATTGAGTGGCTGCGGCAGTCCAAGGGGCAGCCCACCTTCCGCTCCATGCTGGAGGCAGATCTGCGGGATGCCATCCGGGACGCCAACGACCTCGGCCACTTCTTCCTGCTCATGGAGCATAAGGGGTATGAGATCCATCATGGAGGCAGGCTCGGCTTCCGCCTGCGGGGACAGGATCGTTTCCAGTACCCCGGCAGGCGAGATCCGCTGTTCACAGAGGACGGAATCCGTGCTGCCATCCAGGGCAACCTGGAACAGATTGAAGCGGGACTGCGGCCTGTCTTGCCTGCGCGTCTGGCGTATCAGCCGTACCGGAAGCATCCCAAGTACAGCGGCTTCCTTGCTCTCTATGTCCATTATCTCTATCTGCTGGGCAAGATCGAAAAGCGGCAGTATCCGCCCCGCATGACGCCGCATCTGCGGCAGGCGGTCATGCACTTTGAGCGGTACCAGGCGCAGTTCGCGTTCCTGCGGGAAAATGACATCAGAACGCCTGCTGACATGGCGGCATTCGAACAACGCACAGAGGAAACGCTGGGCAGATTGACAAAGCAGCGGACCCTCCTCAATGTGCGGAAGAAGAAACGCCAGCCGCTCTATGCGGCGCTGGCAGACGCGGAGGCGCTGGAACCCAGCAGGGCGTTATACGAGGAAGGGCTCACCGGCATGGAGCAGGAGTTTGAGCAGTATATGAAAGCCGTGAAGCTGCTGGAGGACAGCGGCATTCCGCAGGAGGTGTTGAAGAAAGAAAAGACAGAAGTGTATGAACAGCTCTCAGAGGTGAATCGGAAGATCCGGGCGGAGCGGGAAAAGTGGAAGCTCTGTCGGGAAATCTGCCAGCAGACGCCTGCAATGGAGCAGGACATCCAGAAAACAGAAGAACACCAGAAGGAGGTGCGGGAGCATGAACATCGGAGGCGGTGA
- a CDS encoding DUF3801 domain-containing protein, with the protein MNIGGGEAADQLVRMMLSGSEVAVRLSGSAIKNMLALTMALAKNHKTISGKVNLVKMLKETRDVRRFSMSPEQYQQFRQRAGKQKILFSAIRDSDNKGKVVDVIMPVTEIDRANMIFERIRYTGQPEQARQDAPSKEQEARVGQEAPQCEQERPRQEETPVTPPVGERQEVTPKKGSRSGTDLPDTKGRSTSSSGRETAAGTMSNERPSVLERLKGYQAQLDTRQKSAPAKEKIRQKVRPDRTK; encoded by the coding sequence ATGAACATCGGAGGCGGTGAAGCGGCGGACCAGCTGGTACGCATGATGCTCTCCGGCAGCGAGGTCGCTGTCCGGCTGAGCGGCTCCGCCATCAAAAATATGCTGGCGCTCACCATGGCGCTGGCGAAAAACCACAAGACCATTTCCGGTAAAGTCAATCTGGTCAAGATGCTGAAGGAGACCCGCGATGTGCGGCGATTTTCCATGTCACCGGAACAGTATCAGCAATTCAGGCAGCGGGCAGGAAAACAGAAGATCCTGTTCTCTGCCATCCGTGATTCGGATAACAAGGGAAAAGTCGTGGATGTGATCATGCCGGTAACGGAGATCGACCGCGCCAATATGATCTTTGAGCGCATCCGATATACCGGGCAGCCGGAGCAGGCGCGGCAGGATGCCCCCTCTAAGGAGCAGGAAGCCCGTGTGGGACAGGAGGCGCCGCAGTGCGAACAGGAACGCCCCCGGCAGGAAGAAACGCCTGTAACGCCGCCTGTGGGCGAGCGGCAGGAGGTGACGCCAAAAAAAGGATCTCGGTCGGGAACAGACTTGCCAGATACCAAAGGCAGATCGACCTCATCCAGCGGCAGGGAAACGGCTGCCGGGACGATGTCGAATGAGCGGCCTTCGGTTCTGGAACGGCTGAAAGGCTATCAGGCGCAGCTGGATACCCGGCAGAAGTCTGCCCCGGCCAAGGAAAAGATCCGTCAAAAAGTACGACCGGACAGGACAAAGTAA
- a CDS encoding VirD4-like conjugal transfer protein, CD1115 family, with product MRLKKTSQTTDLVLALFLYIPVIWAALLIAQSLGGGLPELLSNLTAALEQPFQIQWTDKSLLSILVCTGAYFMGLCLYASGQGRTRDGEEHGSAAWGSPRQLNVQFRQKQNKILTRHVRLGLDTHKHRRSLNVLVIGGSGAAKTRGYVKPNILEANSNYVITDPKMEVLTATGGYLKRQGYDIRVLNLVDLSQSDGYNPFHYLRDEKDALKLVNTLIQATTPKGSHESDPFWSKSETALLQAIILMLFQEAPEYEQNFSMVMRVLEYAEVKEDDDEYVSPLDLLFRAMEYENPESVALRQYKVFKQAAGKTAKSILVSAAVRLAPFNLPQIKAVTDHDDMDLYTLGERKCALYAVIPDNDTTFNFLVSLLYSQIFQTLYYCADQIHHGALPCHVHFILDEAPSVNLPGLPRELATMRSRNISCSTIIQNMAQIKELYKDSWETIPGNSDTLLYLGGNEASTHKYISEALGKSTIDTKTHGQTKGRSGSYSTNFQMSGRELLTPDEVRMLDNRYCILFIRGTRPVMDEKYELMEHPAIRYTMDGGAPPYIHHGTAEPPIPGEPLFQTDFDNEKENAAA from the coding sequence ATGCGGCTGAAAAAGACATCCCAAACAACGGATCTGGTACTTGCGTTGTTCCTCTATATCCCTGTGATATGGGCGGCGCTGCTGATCGCCCAGTCCCTTGGCGGCGGTCTGCCGGAGCTGCTATCAAACTTAACCGCCGCGCTGGAACAACCCTTCCAGATCCAATGGACAGACAAGAGCCTGTTGTCCATTCTCGTCTGCACCGGCGCGTATTTCATGGGGCTGTGTCTCTATGCTTCCGGACAGGGCAGGACACGGGACGGAGAGGAACACGGCTCCGCCGCATGGGGCTCGCCCCGGCAGCTCAATGTGCAGTTCCGGCAGAAGCAGAACAAGATCCTCACCCGCCATGTGCGGCTGGGGCTGGATACCCACAAGCATCGGCGCTCCCTCAATGTGCTGGTCATTGGCGGCAGCGGCGCCGCCAAGACCCGCGGCTATGTCAAGCCCAACATTCTGGAAGCCAACAGCAACTATGTGATCACGGACCCGAAAATGGAGGTACTGACCGCCACCGGAGGGTATCTGAAACGGCAGGGATACGACATCCGAGTGCTGAATCTGGTGGATCTGTCGCAGTCAGACGGCTATAATCCGTTCCACTATCTGCGGGATGAGAAGGACGCGCTGAAGCTGGTCAACACGCTGATCCAGGCAACGACGCCCAAGGGCAGTCACGAGTCCGATCCGTTCTGGTCGAAGTCCGAGACAGCACTGCTGCAGGCCATCATCCTCATGCTGTTCCAGGAAGCGCCGGAATACGAGCAGAATTTTTCCATGGTGATGCGCGTGCTGGAATATGCCGAAGTGAAGGAGGACGATGACGAGTATGTCTCCCCGCTGGATCTGCTGTTCCGGGCAATGGAGTATGAGAACCCGGAAAGCGTTGCCCTGCGGCAATATAAGGTTTTCAAGCAGGCTGCGGGCAAGACAGCGAAAAGCATTTTGGTGTCTGCCGCTGTGCGGCTGGCACCCTTCAATCTGCCGCAGATCAAAGCTGTCACCGACCATGATGACATGGATCTCTACACGCTGGGAGAGCGAAAGTGCGCTCTGTATGCCGTGATCCCGGATAATGACACGACCTTCAACTTCCTCGTCAGCCTGCTGTACTCCCAGATATTCCAGACGCTTTACTACTGTGCAGACCAGATCCACCATGGGGCGCTGCCGTGCCATGTCCACTTTATTTTGGACGAGGCTCCATCGGTCAATCTGCCGGGGCTGCCGCGGGAGCTTGCGACCATGCGCTCCCGCAACATCTCCTGCAGTACCATCATCCAGAACATGGCACAGATCAAGGAACTATACAAGGATTCCTGGGAAACAATCCCAGGCAACTCGGACACGCTGCTCTATCTGGGCGGCAACGAGGCAAGCACCCACAAGTACATTTCCGAGGCGTTGGGCAAGTCCACCATTGACACAAAGACCCACGGGCAGACCAAAGGGCGGTCCGGGTCTTACTCCACTAACTTCCAGATGAGCGGCAGAGAACTGCTGACGCCGGACGAGGTGCGGATGCTGGATAACCGGTATTGCATCCTGTTCATCCGCGGCACACGGCCGGTGATGGACGAAAAGTATGAGCTCATGGAGCATCCCGCCATCCGCTATACGATGGATGGCGGCGCACCGCCCTACATCCACCACGGGACGGCGGAGCCTCCTATTCCGGGAGAGCCGCTGTTCCAAACTGATTTTGACAATGAAAAGGAGAATGCTGCAGCATGA
- a CDS encoding formate hydrogenlyase, giving the protein MKHDLNNKNFERKAKRVYSVFACVALLLAVTAVPALAADDPLTVVNNLSDFIFSLIRAIGLILLGFGILQVGLSLKSHDPSQRANGMLTVAGGIVITFTKEILTLITG; this is encoded by the coding sequence ATGAAACATGATTTGAACAACAAAAATTTTGAGAGAAAGGCAAAGCGGGTCTATTCCGTCTTTGCCTGTGTCGCCCTGCTTCTGGCAGTCACCGCGGTGCCTGCGCTGGCGGCAGATGACCCGCTGACGGTGGTCAACAACCTGTCTGATTTCATTTTCTCGCTGATCCGCGCCATTGGTCTCATCCTGCTGGGCTTCGGCATCCTGCAGGTGGGACTGTCCCTCAAGAGCCATGACCCCTCTCAGCGCGCCAACGGTATGCTGACGGTGGCAGGCGGCATCGTCATTACCTTCACCAAGGAGATCCTCACTCTCATCACTGGCTGA
- a CDS encoding PrgI family protein, which yields MEVRINKEVRNYQESLFFGLSLRQLLFALLAVAVAVGVYFGLRPVLGNGEIGWVCVLAAFPFALGGFFQYNGMTLERFLLAYIRSEFLFPRRLVFKSDNIYAKALENSTIKEALKLD from the coding sequence TTGGAGGTCCGCATCAACAAAGAAGTACGAAATTACCAGGAGAGTTTATTTTTCGGCCTGTCCCTGCGGCAGTTGCTGTTCGCACTGCTGGCGGTCGCCGTGGCAGTGGGCGTATATTTCGGCCTGCGCCCTGTGCTGGGGAATGGGGAGATCGGCTGGGTCTGCGTGCTTGCAGCCTTTCCCTTTGCCCTGGGCGGCTTTTTTCAGTATAACGGCATGACGCTGGAACGTTTTCTGCTCGCGTATATCCGCTCGGAATTCCTGTTTCCCCGCAGGCTCGTGTTCAAATCGGACAACATATACGCCAAAGCTCTGGAAAATTCAACGATAAAGGAGGCTCTCAAACTTGATTAA